The Nakamurella deserti genome contains a region encoding:
- a CDS encoding lipoprotein has protein sequence MFLFVAPTASLNACGVTGPLGMFSNPTVR, from the coding sequence GTGTTCTTGTTCGTCGCCCCGACGGCGTCGTTGAACGCCTGCGGGGTGACGGGACCGTTGGGCATGTTCTCGAACCCGACGGTGCGGTAG